A genomic region of Nymphaea colorata isolate Beijing-Zhang1983 chromosome 2, ASM883128v2, whole genome shotgun sequence contains the following coding sequences:
- the LOC116247873 gene encoding probable serine/threonine-protein kinase PBL7 — protein MGCFLCVSSRSRAVNRIEEEDTTASNSRSGFHIETPETGRRANSFSRNRRGSSDGPNDGRISAHSFSFRELATATRNFKPTNLIGEGGFGRVYKGRLESTDQIVAVKQLDRSGLQGNREFLVEVLMLSLLHHSNLVNLIGYCADGDQRLLVYEYMSMGSLEDHLFDVQPGRRPLEWNTRMKIAVGAARGLEYLHDKANPPVIYRDLKSANILLDDDFNPKLSDFGLAKLGPVGGKTHVSTRVMGTYGYCAPEYAMTGQLTLKSDVYSFGVVLLELITGRKAIDTLKPKGEQYLVSWSRPFLKDRRRFNQLADPLLHGRYPLRSLQHAIAISAMCLQEQANTRPLIGDIVTALEYLASQPYVPGKDPSDEARCSPLLSPARSAASKFTETCEIRGSSSPGGGYISI, from the exons ATGGGTTGCTTTCTTTGCGTTAGTAGTCGGTCAAGAGCAGTGAACAGGATCGAGGAAGAGGATACGACGGCCTCCaattcaagatctggttttCACATTGAGACCCCTG AAACAGGCAGACGAGCGAACTCCTTTAGTAGGAACAGAAGGGGTAGCTCCGATGGGCCAAATGACGGTCGAATATCCGCTCATAGCTTCAGTTTCCGCGAGCTCGCAACTGCAACAAGGAATTTCAAGCCTACAAATTTGATCGGAGAAGGTGGTTTTGGACGGGTTTACAAGGGTCGTTTGGAGAGTACAGACCAA ATTGTTGCTGTCAAGCAGCTTGATCGAAGTGGGCTCCAGGGGAACCGTGAGTTCCTTGTGGAGGTGCTCATGTTAAGCCTTTTGCACCATTCCAATCTTGTTAACCTGATTGGATACTGCGCAGATGGTGATCAGAGGCTTTTGGTGTATGAATACATGTCAATGGGCAGCTTGGAAGACCATCTGTTTG atgTCCAACCTGGAAGAAGACCTCTTGAGTGGAATACTCGTATGAAGATTGCAGTTGGTGCAGCTAGAGGTCTAGAGTATTTGCATGACAAAGCAAATCCACCTGTTATTTATCGAGATCTAAAGTCTGCAAACATATTGCTGGATGATGACTTCAATCCGAAGCTCTCCGATTTTGGTCTTGCTAAACTTGGCCCTGTTGGGGGCAAAACGCACGTTTCAACAAGGGTTATGGGCACATACGGATATTGTGCACCTGAATATGCTATGACGGGTCAGCTCACTTTAAAATCAGACGTTTATAGTTTTGGTGTCGTTTTACTAGAACTGATCACGGGGAGAAAAGCTATTGATACTCTCAAGCCAAAAGGAGAGCAGTATCTAGTTTCTTGG TCACGACCCTTTTTAAAGGACCGGAGAAGATTCAATCAACTAGCTGATCCATTGCTTCATGGTCGTTACCCTCTTCGTAGTCTGCAACATGCAATTGCTATTTCTGCAATGTGTCTTCAAGAGCAGGCCAACACTCGCCCGTTAATAGGAGACATTGTCACTGCTCTTGAATATCTGGCTTCTCAACCCTATGTTCCAGGGAAGGATCCCAGTGACGAAGCAAGATGCTCTCCGCTATTATCACCTGCGCGATCTGCTGCCTCCAAGTTTACAGAAACATGTGAAATCCGTGGAAGTAGCAGCCCTGGAGGAGGTTATATATCAATATAG